The genomic region GTATATAGCAACCAATAAATTGTAAAGatcttcaaaattttcaatcaTATAGTATATACTCAGATTCTTAAAATcttcatggtatcagagcaggattCAAACCTGTAAAGTAACAACCAAAGCAAACAAAAACCAAATTCACAGTCTTTTCTCAGAATTCATTTTGGAAATTCATCATGTCCCAAAATGATAACAGATTAACCAATATAATTTTGAGAGGTAATCAAAATTACTTCGAGTGGTCAAAGTCTGTTTACATCAGGCCTAGTGGCAGAAGGAGATTAGGGTTTGTAACAGGGACTAAACTCAAACCCAAACCAACAAGACCAGAAGCCCCGacagaagaagaagtagaaaaAATCGAAGAATGGCAAACGACAGACCACATGGTCATGTCGTTGCTTAGCAGCACTATGGAGTCTCAAATTTCCAGGCTCTGTATGTTGCTGGAATCATCAAAAGCAATATGGGACAAGGTAAAGGGCCTATATGGTCATCAACAGAACTTTGCccatatttttaatcttaaacaGGAACTGGCAAGAATCACTCAAAGCACAAAATCAAGCTCACAATATGCCACATAAATATTAACGCGATGGGAAGAGTTTCAATTACTTACTTCTTTCAACAGACGCAgtagaaattcaaaaaagaGCCGAGAATGACCTCGTATTTACTTACCTAGGAGGATTGGACTCAAGCTACAAGAGCTTGAGGTCTTAAATCCTCCTGTCCCCTGAACTGCCAAATATCGACACTGTTATTGCAACTATGCAGCTCGAGGAGACGCGAAGGAATCTAATGAATCCCTCGGCCTCTCTTGAACTCGCAGAGAATCAAGCCTTTGCTTCGCATCGCCCCAATGCCAACGAAGGAAGCCGGACGCAGGGAGGAACAGGCACAGGCGATCGATGTGACCACTGTAAAAAGCAAGGTCACCATCGTGCCCAGTGCTGGTACCTACAACCACATCTTCGGCCAGCTCGAGGCTGGGAAAAGGGGAGCGGCGCGGACGGGCTGAAGAAAGGAGGGAGAAGACGGGTAGAAGAAAACCCTAGGGAGAAAGGAGAATATGGGGGTTGGGCGTCATATGCGAGAAATTATATGACGCCCCGACTCGACTCCCTAGGGTTACATCAACCCGACCCAAGGGAGCAACCCGACTCCGAATGCATTGATCCGACCCGACCCGACCCGGTCACTATGCCTCTAGAGCGAGCTCCCATCAGGCCCACCAAGTTCAAACGGACCAGGCCCACCAGGCTCCTCAGGCCCACCAGGCCAAAATGGCAGAAATGTTAGCCCAACTTCAAGCCCTAGTTCTCCAACCCAATGGGTTGGGGTCCACTCAACCTAATGGGTTAGGTTCGGTCCAAACTGCCTtaaattcttttcaaaaattttctaAACTCTGTCAAAATGCTTAGATTATTGACTCAGGAGCAATAGATCACATGACTTGGGATccaaaaaattttaacaaattcaatTCTATTCCTAATTCCCATCATGTAACTGTTGCAAATGGGGACAAAGTCAAAATTCATAGATTTGGCACCTCTAATTTACTTGActcaaacattaaaaatattttatttttgcctgattttaaatctaattttatctGTTGGAAAAATTACTCGTGATTTAAACTGCAATGCCATTTTCTCACCTTTCTCATTCATATTTTAGGATCGAGTTTCCGGAATAACGATTGGTGAAGAAAAACTAGAAAATGGTCTCTACTATCTTCATCATCCTCTAAAGAATTGTCTTCTGTCAACCAATCCTAATCAAGGCATGCTTATGCACCAGAGTTTTGGACATCCCTCCGATAATGTTTTAAACAAACTgtgttattataaaataaattctaacaaCTGTGATGTGTGCAAATTTTTGAAACATACTcgtttatctttttctttatcttcaagTAAGTCCGAAAAaccttttgatttaatttactctgatgtttggggacctgcccTCGTAGATTCTTATAATCATTTTCGATACTTTGTCACATTTATTAATGATTATACTCATACTACCTAGGTCTACTTACTAAAAggcaaaaatgaaattttttctcGATTCCAAGAattctttcatttcattcaAAATCAATATAATGCCCACTTAAAAATCTTCCGCTCTGACAACGACACAAAATACATCAACCAAaatttttctgcattttttACACAAAAAGGCATTGTGCATCAAACCACCTGTGTTAATACACCTGAACAAAATGGTGTTTCTGAACGTAAAAATTGTCATCTTCTTAATGTCTCCGCACTctcctttttcaaaaaaatgtTTCGTTTATGTTTTGGTCGGATGCCCTCCTCACTGCTGCTTATCTCATCAACAGACTTTCTACACCTACGCTAAATCATATGAGTCCTCTCGAAGTTCTCAGAGGTCGAAAAATCGAATTAAGgcacattagggtttttaGCTGTGTATGTTATGTTCATATCAAACATCATCACAAACTCGATAAAAGCTCTGTTAAAACCCTCTTTCTAGGATATTCTTCCACTCAAAAAGGGTACAAGTGTTATGATCCTACTATTCCAATCCAACCCATCATGACCTTCCAAACTCTCATGGGCCATGCACGCTAGTTTTTCCGCCTAACTCTAATTTTCATCTTAGCAGTCCTGTTCAAGATCTTTCACCTCAAAGGGAGTCTGCTTCAGTCTCAAGGTCAATTCCTTCAGGGGGAGATGATACCACTTCACGGGGAGtgttgaaagaagaaaagaaaagttagaaAAAGTGGTCTCAGAGGCTGCACAAGCCAGATTGCTTATGCAGACTTCTCATCACAGACCTGCATGGGAAAAAGGAGCAACCTTTCCTGCAAAAGCAGGAAAGGTCATTTCTACTTTTACCACATTGAGAAATATTCATTAATGCAACCGTTAGAGTAGGATTTCTACATGTATATAACAACCAACAAATTGTAAAGATCTTCAGAATTTTCAATCATATAGTAAATactcaaattcttaaaatctTCATATTTTTCCAACCAATCCAAATCATGAAACGTTGGCCATCCTTGTTTAGTGTTGGAGGGACTGAATCAGAAATTATCTGCAAGAGGCAAAGGATAACGTCGGCAATGTCTTTTTTACGAGTCAGGGACCAAGAAAGAGCAAACCCTAGTAAAGGAGCAAGGATGCAGTTCATGTTCCACCTTTAGTAGGACATCAGTTTCCGTCTGACAGATTCAGGACGTGTAGTGTGACCTCTGCGCATATATTGAAGTTGATGGTATTAGCCAAAGTCAAATACAGAGAAAGGTCGATTACCTCATTGTCCTCATTTTTTCTTAGTATAGAACTGTATATTCCTGACAATAAAAAAACCACAGATGAAATGCACATCGTTTTGCACCCAAAAACCATATTAGACGTATGCTGGCTCTTGCAATGCCTACTTTTAATGGTACTTGTTGAGCATATGCCCTATTTACACATAAagtattcaaaaaaataaacaatctagatgaagaaaaaggaaaacaaaaaatacCAATCTAGCTGCAGACAATGATGGATTTCAGCTGCTGCATTGCTTGGACGTTTTTCCTTTAACTTATCCATGAATTGGTGAATCTTTCATTTATGAGTAGCAATAGAGGGTTTATCCATCCACGTGATCGACAATGCCTCCACTTTGCCTAtagttttctgttttttttatCGACAGATACAACCTTTGCTCCAAAAGTACAAGAaactaaaaagtaataattctTTGCAAAGTGATGGCATAGAAGTTACTTACTTGTAAGTATCAGGTCATTGCAATTTTTCTAATCAAGCAAATACAACCGAAAAACCGCATGGATTGCGTCATCAGGCTCAATGTTGTCTGCTAGTATACCTGTTCATGGGCCTGGGTACCCACCTGGCTCGCCCAAGCCCGCACTCTTCGGGCCGAGCTTGGACAATAATTTTTGTGTATAAGCCTGGCCTGGCCCGAACCCATAAAAAGCCCGTACTCCTCGGGTCGGGCTTaggatttatataaaaattcaagccCGGCCCGGCTCGGCCCAATGTCTAGTTTAGttggaaaagaagaaatatcatACCTAGCACTCGAACATGTGACcttcaacttataattaaatgcTATATACCACTTAGCTacctattatttctatttataattttattgttattaataatatattaaataaaacaaaaccttAAATCTAAATGTAACTGCAATTTTGGACAGGTTTAATAATTGGCCGGGCCGGGCCGggcttttcaaaaaatttcggGCTCGGGCTTGGGCTcagagatattaaaaaaatttcggCCTGGACGGGTTCGAGCTTGTCCAAAATCAAGTCAGGCCCagcccatgaacaggtctatCTGCCAGTGCTAAGTAGAGAGAGATGTGTCGTTTCACATCCTTGCTCTTGTTTCCTATTGGGTAGAGCACCAATTTCCTGTCAGCAAGgcatatactaaaaattaatgcattttaaaaaagaaacagaacaAGCTATAGATCTCGAAAGGGAAAATGAAAGCCAAAGATCACATTTCCATAGAGCAGTACAGTTTCAGGGAATCTGAAGATAATGACAAAGGCAGGAAGCAATTCAGAACAACAATGTACAAGCAAGAGAATGTACCATTTGAAGCCTTCAGCTTCAAACTCTGCAAATTCAAATCTACTTCTCGCGTTTACAAGTAACGAAAAATTTGGTATTCGGACCCGTAATAGGATGATACTTCATCTgatatagaaagaaagaaaataccGTAAATCATAACAACAAGAACAATATTACAGCACTTTACAATAAGAACTGAAATGCGGAAGAGAACAATGTTAGTAAAGATTGATTATCAGAGAAAATatacagaaaataaaagcGAGTTTTGTTctaaatcaaagaaaaagagaggagGCGCACCAGCTCGGGCGACATCACCAGACATGGTCACAACTTCaccagaaaaaaaagaaagtacaTACATGTAAAACTAGTTTCCTATTAATTAGTAAGAAGCAAGAGAGGTTTTTATTCCAAACTTATTGAAAGTTGCTGAGAATACATATCTTTGCttgaacaaataaatataacaattgCTTTTCGATTGATGAAAAATCTGGAACAGAATCAACCTCTAATTGAATTCCTGCTGAATTTTGTGTTCTCTGGAACAGTACCACCAATTGGCCATCTCGTCAATCGCTTTGTACAAGAAGCAATTGCTTTTTGGGTTATGATAATAATCTATTTGATCAGAATTCAGTTCAAGTTTTGTACAATTTGCGGAATTGACAATATAGGTTTTGAAATgagttttattcttttaaaagataaacgaattaaatttaaattttttattttgagatatTCACTTGTTTATATCACACTCTTACATGAAATGTCTACCAATTGTCTATCTGAACAATGAAGCATTTAATAATGCCAGTCAATTCCTTTGCAAGTAATGAAACTAAAACAAATGGGACCCTTTAAAGTTCATCTGTGATTCCGAGTACAGTGATCTCTGCTTCCCCTAAGCAAGTGTCCTTGAAGAGATACGCATTACTTGACGCATAAAGTTGATCAAGTGGGTAGAATCTTGACCACCCACATACCGAGCTTGAGGCACTAAACCAGAAATTTGCTGCCAAGAGAAAAACGAAAACTCAGAGCTCTTTCCATCCAGTATCTGCTTGGATTTTGGAGCAGTATTTGAACGCATAAAAATGGTACATGGTTAACGAGATCATTTAGCCAATACCTTTACCAAAAAGGTGAGAACCTCTGCTTTGGTCCAGGATGCGCAAAGTGAAGTCTGCCAGTATTTTAAAGCCAGGAGTAATGGCTGTCAAATCTGCCAAGGCCAGAAACAGAGAAAGGTGGGTTCCAGATCCAAGGCCTTTGCCCTTGGGATAGAGCTGTATCTTCCTgaaccaaaaaagaaacaataagAAAAGCTTAGTTTTAATGATTCTAGATGTTCTTACTTGGGAGCACTAGGGTTTCCTTTCATCATAAGTTACCATCTTTGATCACCAGCAACGAATGTTTTTGAGTCGTTACATTCTGCATCCAGCTTTGAGAAGTTTTCAAACCTCCAGAGATTCTTGGAAGTAGAAGATGACTTTATCATTGACAAGCACTCCCCTTTCCCAGTGCAACTCTCCTTGCGGACGAAAACCTCTGCTCCAAACACACAGGTGTCTTCAACAAGGTATCCATTTTTTGTATCCTTTAATGTGGCAAGCGGAATCAATTGATCAAAACCCCATTCTAGCCTGAACCCATGGAAGCGACATTCCTTCCCTGAAGAATCTGAGTTCAAAAATGAGATCAACTAATCAGTAAGTTGCTAAAATCCAAATATTGATCACTTAAAGCATCAAATTCTTATTTTCCATTCAATTTATGAGAGTAATTAATGCTCAGAACGTTGATGATGCTAAAATCGCTCAACTGCTAGAATTTCTATCTGAAAAATAATGatacagaaagaaaaatgcCTGGAAGTATCAAGTAGTTGTCCCTGATCTGGTCGAGCAAAAACAAGCGAAATACTACATGAACTTCCCAACCAAGTTGGAGATTACTTGAATCTGCCATTGCTATATAAAGAGAGAGATGCTCCATCACGTTCTtgcttttatttccttttgggTAGAGAACCAATTTCCTGTCAGAAAACAAGTAGTCTAATACAGCTAAACTAGGAAAAAGGAGGAAACATTCTGTAGACACCCGCTGACTCCTAAACCTACAGTTAgattaaaaatgttttaataataaaatgtacCATTTGTAGCCTCCAGCTTCAAAACTCCCTGATTCGTATTTCTCCACTGCAAGTAATGAAAATAGTTGTATTTTGACAGTGTAATGAGTCGGAGATGCATCTGACATGGTAGAAACTCCTATATGATAACAAATGAACAATTAATATTAGCAGTCATAATGATTTATATGCTTCAGTGCATCTGTTCATccgtaaaagaaaaaggagttTGACTGTCTGAAGTTAAAGAAaagctttatttttagtaaaacTATGATCAATTCGTCATTCAAGACTAGAAAACAGCCAAAACATATGGTAATTCCTATTGAGAAAAACTAAGCTTCCTTAATGGTGCGAATGCATGGTTATTAGATAAAAGTTTGGTCACAGAAGAAGATTTTAGCCACGCGAGGAACAGAGAGAAAGGGGCAGGGAAGGTTAGTTTGCATACTGGCTAGGGCGCTACAGATACTGACAGCATTGGCGGCCATGGAGCGAATTTTCCAAAAAGTGTGGGTACAAATGAAAAGCGAACACAACAGAACTGGACATTCAATCTTCCTATTTGTATAACAGAGAGAAGAGTTATTCCAAACTTTGAAACTTTGCCAGTAGAAATTTGAAATAGAATCCATTCCCTGCTTGCAAATACAACGTTTATTAAGGAAGTATggagaatatatttttattgtaccATTCCCTTGCAGACCATGCAATCTGAGAATACCCTGCAGCAAATTAATGCATCTCTAATTACACTCAAACAGAAGCAAGCataattaaaactgaaattccACTTCCATTCTCACAAGTTTTATTGAAGCATCGAGGTTCAATAT from Ricinus communis isolate WT05 ecotype wild-type chromosome 9, ASM1957865v1, whole genome shotgun sequence harbors:
- the LOC8261331 gene encoding protein RESTRICTED TEV MOVEMENT 3: MDSISNFYWQSFKVWNNSSLCYTNRKIECPVLLCSLFICTHTFWKIRSMAANAVSICSALARVSTMSDASPTHYTVKIQLFSLLAVEKYESGSFEAGGYKWKLVLYPKGNKSKNVMEHLSLYIAMADSSNLQLGWEVHVVFRLFLLDQIRDNYLILPDSSGKECRFHGFRLEWGFDQLIPLATLKDTKNGYLVEDTCVFGAEVFVRKESCTGKGECLSMIKSSSTSKNLWRFENFSKLDAECNDSKTFVAGDQRWKIQLYPKGKGLGSGTHLSLFLALADLTAITPGFKILADFTLRILDQSRGSHLFGKANFWFSASSSVCGWSRFYPLDQLYASSNAYLFKDTCLGEAEITVLGITDEL